GAGCTGACGTGGGGCATCACGGCGATGTCCTGGCCCATCTTCCAGGCCCCGAAGGATTCGCCCATGTCGCAATTGAGGTCGATGGTCCGCATGGCATTCCTTTCCGGCAGGAGAAGCGCGGTTTCCGCAGCGCGCGTTCCAGGTGGTTGCCGCGCGCAAGGCGTGATGGTAGCGAGGCGGGGCTTGCCTAGGACAGTGCAAGCGCGTGCAAGTCGAGCGCCGCCAGACGTGCGTCGATCTCCGCCTCCAGTCTTCCCAGCGCACCGGCGACACGATAGCCGGCCCGTACGGCATCGTCGGGTGTGACCAGGGTAAATACCGCCTCGTCGCCCGGCCGTTGTTGAGCAATGCGGGGAAGGTCTGCCTCGATGACGTGCGCGATGCGCGGGTAGCCGCCGGTCGTCGGATGCTCGGCGCCCAGCACGATGGGCAGGCCCGCGGGCGGCAGCTGCACGGTGCCGCGGCAGACGCATTCGGAGATCAGTTCCAATGGCTGCGTCAGTTGCAGCGCCGGGCCGTCCAGGCGCAGACCGACGCGATTGGAGTCGGGCTGGATGCGATAGGGGTGACTGGTCAGCGCCACGCGCGACGCGCCGTCAAGCCATTCGTAGTGGGTGCCCGGCGTCAATCGGATCGGTGCCCGCACATTGGCCGTGAACCAGGGGCTGGGACTGCACGACCAGCGCGGCGCGGTGCGGTGGCCGATCCGATCCGGCAGCGCGGCGACCGCCAGGGTGTCACCCGACTGCAGCGGACGTCCACCCAGCGGACCAATTGCGGCATTCACGTCGGTACTGCGGCTGCCGAGCACCGGTTTGACGGCAATGCCACCGCGCACTGCAAGATAGGTACGTGCACCCTGGCGCATGCCGTGACATTCGAGCGTGGTGCCCGCCGACAATGGAACGGGGCGCCAGGTTGGTACCGGCTGCCCATTGATGGAGGCCTCCAGCGGTGCACCGGCAAGCGCGATCCAGGCGTCGCTGGAAAACCGCAAGGTCGGACCCGTCAGCGTGATCTCCAGCAGCGCAGCGGTGATGTCATTGCCCACCAGCCGATTGGCGAGCCGGGCGCAAACGGGATCGGCGCTGCCCGCGCTGCCGATGCCGGCGCCGGCATAGCCATTGCGGCCGCTGTCCTGCACGGTCGTCTGCATGCCTGGCCTGAGCACGGTGATCATGGCGCGTGGCTCTGCGAGCGTAAGTCAAACGCCGCCTGGCTGATGGGCACGAAGCGCACAATATCGCCCGGGGCGAGCCGGTTCGGCGGATCGCGGTCCGCGTGAAACAGCACCTCCGGAGTGCGTCCGATCAATTGCCAGCCGCCCGGCAGGACACACGGATAGATGCCGGTCTGTGCGCCGCCGATCGCGACGGACCCGGCCGGCACGCGCGTCCGCGGTGTGGGGCGTCGCGGCGTGTGCAGTTGCGAATCAAGGCCCAGCAGGTAGGGAAAGCCCGGCGCAAAACCCAGCATGGCGACGGTATAGATCGCGCCCGCATGGCGTTCGATCGCCGCCTCGACAGACATTCCCGCGTGGCGCGCGACGTCGGCCAGGTCGGGGCCATGGTCGCCGCCGTAGCACACCGGGATCTCGATCGTTCGTGCCGATTCCCGGGAAGTGGCATCGATATCGCCCATCGCCTGGATAACGACGGCGGCAACCGCGGTGGCCGGATCGCTGCCGATGCTATCGCGGTAGTAGCTGGGGTCGTACCGGACACCAAGGCTGGCGTAGGCGGGGATCAGGTCCAGTACGCCGGGAATGGCGGCGGCGCGTATCCTGGCCGCCATTGCATGTACGCGGCGGTTGGTGGCCGCGTCAATGCCCGTGCCCAGTTCCACAAGGAGCGTATCAGCACCCAGGAACGTCACGCGCGGCGACGCGTTCATGTCTCCGGCGAGAGCGACAGGCCGGCACGCAGCAGGCCGAGGACACGGCTGCTCTCCGCAGCCGTGTAGGGATCAGCGACGCCAACGCCCCAGACCGGCCGCGGCCAGGCTGCATCGCCCACATAGCGGGCGATCACGTGCAGGTGCAGTTGCGGCACCACGTTGCCTAATGCGGCAATGTTCATTTTGTCGGGCTTGGCGATGGCGTGCAGGACATGGGCTGCCTGGTTGACCTCGTCGAGCAACTGGCGCTGCTCCTCGCGCGACAGTTCGGTCAGCTCGCGCAGACCCGGCCGCCGCGGCACCAGGATCAGCCAGGGGAAGCGCATGTCGTTCATCAGCAACACGCGGGAAAGCGCCAGTTCGCCGACCACGTGGCTGTCATTGGCCAGACGCGGATCGAGCACGAACGCCGTATCGAGCGATGGGGTCATGACTGCCTCGCAGGGACCAGTTCGCGTGCAAAGAAAGCCAGTGTCCGTTCCAGCGCCAGGGCGGCGGATGCCGGATCAAAGTCGGCGCGCTGGTCGCAGTTGAAGCCGTGACCGGCGGGATACAGGTGGAACTCGGCCTGTGGCTGAGCGGCGCGGTGGCGGGCAACATCCTCCGGGGGAATCAGCGGGTCTTTCTCGCCGAAATGAAAGAGCAGGGGCGCTTTCGCCGGTTCTGCCAGGAACGGAACGCTACGTCCGCCGTAGTACACCACCGCCGGCAGTGCCAGCCGCGTGGCGCTGAGAAAACTGACTGTGCCACCCCAGCAGAATCCCGTAACGCCGACTTTGCCCGAGGATGCGATGGCCTCGGCGGCACTGCCCACCGCGGCGACGGCGCGGTCGAATCCGACCTCGGCCGCCAGGGTGCGACCGCGCGCGACGCCGGCTTCGTCGTAGCCGAGCTCGACCCCGGTTTCGATGTGGTCGAAAACGGCCGGGGCGATAGCGGTGTAGCCTGCCGCGGCGAAGCGGTCGACCACGCTGCGGATGTGCGCGTTGACGCCGAAGATTTCCTGCACGACGACAATGCCGCCGCGCGGCGCTCCTGCCGGATCGGCACGGTACGCGCCGATGCAGTGCATGCCATCGGTGGCGATCTGGATGGTCTGGCCCATGGCGTGCTCCCTGCCAAAGCCCTGAGCCTATGCGCCGCGCTGCGGATGTCAACGCATGCGCAGCGGCGCGCAATCAGGCGGCGTAGGGAACCACGCGGTTTCGCCCTTGCGCCTTGGCCCGGTAGACGGCTACATCGGCCGCCCCCAGCAGCGCTTCGAGGTTGGCTGCCCGCGCCAGCTGCACGGTGGCAAGGCCAATGCTGATCGTCAGTGGATTGGGTGCGTGCAGAAGCGGGGTGAGCCCGCTGGCGACCTTGTCGCGCAGGCGTTCGGCGATCTCGGCGGCAACGGTGAGATCCTTTCCGGGCAGCACGACGACAAATTCCTCGCCGCCGTAGCGTCCCACCAGGTCGCCCGGTTCCAGCCACTGGCGAATGATCTGCACGCCACTGGCGAGCACGCGGTCGCCAAAGAGATGGCCGTGCTCGTCGTTGATGCGTTTGAAATGGTCGAAGTCGATCAGCAGCACCGAGAGCTCCTGGCCTTCGCGCAGGGCATGACGCAGGTGGTCTTCGAGCTGGCGCAGCAGGTGGCCGCGGTTGTAGGCGCCGGTCAGCGGATCGGTGATCGCGGCCTGGTAGAGCTCTGCCGCGTGCGTACTGAGCTTGGCATTCGCGTCTTCCAGTGCGCGCTCGTGGGCACTGATCTCTTCGTTTTTTGCTTCGAGCGCGCGGTTGAGCCGGCGTGTCGTGCGGTAGCGGCTGAACAGGACGGCCGAAATCAATCCGAGGGTGATCACAAGGCCAATGCCGATGCGACGCGCCAGCGCCTGTTCGCGCAGGCGCAGCCCCTGCACTTCGTTGGTGAGGCTGAGCATCTGGATGCGCTGGTCGGCTTCGGCGCGCTCGTAGCGGGCCTTGAGGGCTGCCAGCTGGCGGCCCGAGCGCGTGCCGAGCAGTTCTTCGCGCAGCGCCAGGCGCTTGCTGGCGAGGTCCAGTGCGATCGCTGTTTCGCCGGCGGAGCGGGCCAGCTCCTGGCGTGCGGCCATGGCGTCGGCCAGTTTCGCCTTGATATTGGCTTCACGCAGGGCGGCGATTGATTCGTCGAGCAGGCGCCGGGCCTGGTCGGTGTCATTGCGCCGCATCGCTGCACGGCCGAGGTAGAGCAACGCGCCGCCGATGATTTCGCGGTGACGCAGCTCGCGGCCGATCGCCAGGGCCTCGCGCAGCGCCGCCTGGGCTTCGTCGATCTGGCCCAGGCTGAGCTGGGCCCGGCCGATTTCCAGTTTCTCCAGCCCGATGTATGGCCGGTTGCCCAGGCTCGCGTCGATCGCCAGTGCCTGGCGCGCCATGGTCAGGGCGCGCGTGGCGTCCCCCTGGTCGTTGCTGAAGCTGGCATAGCTGCCCAGGGCGCTGGCCAGCGACTGGACGTCATGCCGCTCCTGCGAGGCCCGGACGGCGGCCTCGAAATTGGCCTTGGCCTGTTCGGCGTCTTCGATTTCGCGATACAGCAGGGCGATATTGCGGTACGACAGGTCCACGCGCTCGAGCGGCCCGAGCCGGGTGCGGATGTCCAGGGCCTTGAGCTGCAGTTCGAGGGCGCGGGCGAAGTCGCCCAGGTCGCGATGGACAGTTCCCAGGTTCATCAGGACCTGGGCTTCGCCGGAGGCATCCTGGATCGCCCGGCGCAGGGCGAGGGCGGATTCCTGGTGCTCGCGGGCGCGGTCGAGCTGGCCACGACGGCGCGCGATCACACCCAGGTAGCCTTCCGCGGCTGCCTGGGCGCGCAGGTCGACCAGGCGTCGGCCCTGCAGCAGGAGCTGGTCGGTCAGCCGCTCGGCCAGGTCATAGTCGCCATGGCTGATCGCCACCGAGGCCACATTGTCCAGCGCTTCGAGCAGCCGTTCGGGCGGGCCGTAGCGGCTGGCCAGGTCGCCGACCAGCTGCCACGCCGGCGCAGCCTGCTGGGCCCCCAGCGAAACCTGGAGGGTCCCGACGAACCGGGCCAGGTGGATGCGGCCGTGCGGTCCCAGGAGCGGACCGAGCAGACGGTCTCCGCTGCGCCAGGCGGTGTCGATGGCGGCAGAGGTGGTGCCGGCGGCGGTCGCCAGAGGCCCGGCGGCGGCGGGTGACAGATTTTCGGCGTTGAGCGGATCCACCAGGCCGAAGCCGCAGACGGCCAGCGCCGTCATCAACACGACCAGCGCACGGGCGCGGCGGGGCAGGGGCGGTCCGCTCGGCATGGGAAACCGGTTCCTGGTGGAGTCGGGCAAGCTTTGCAGGATTTGCGCCGTGGCGTAAGGCGCCATGGAAGACACCTTGGTAAACAAAGTTCACGTCGGCAAAGGGCATTCGACGCGATGCCGGCCGCCTCGTTACAATCGCCGGCTTGCCTCAATGAGTTCCGCCATGTCCCGCCAGAATCCCAAGGTCGGCTTTGTCAGCCTC
This genomic stretch from Tahibacter amnicola harbors:
- a CDS encoding biotin-dependent carboxyltransferase family protein — encoded protein: MITVLRPGMQTTVQDSGRNGYAGAGIGSAGSADPVCARLANRLVGNDITAALLEITLTGPTLRFSSDAWIALAGAPLEASINGQPVPTWRPVPLSAGTTLECHGMRQGARTYLAVRGGIAVKPVLGSRSTDVNAAIGPLGGRPLQSGDTLAVAALPDRIGHRTAPRWSCSPSPWFTANVRAPIRLTPGTHYEWLDGASRVALTSHPYRIQPDSNRVGLRLDGPALQLTQPLELISECVCRGTVQLPPAGLPIVLGAEHPTTGGYPRIAHVIEADLPRIAQQRPGDEAVFTLVTPDDAVRAGYRVAGALGRLEAEIDARLAALDLHALALS
- a CDS encoding dienelactone hydrolase family protein, with the protein product MGQTIQIATDGMHCIGAYRADPAGAPRGGIVVVQEIFGVNAHIRSVVDRFAAAGYTAIAPAVFDHIETGVELGYDEAGVARGRTLAAEVGFDRAVAAVGSAAEAIASSGKVGVTGFCWGGTVSFLSATRLALPAVVYYGGRSVPFLAEPAKAPLLFHFGEKDPLIPPEDVARHRAAQPQAEFHLYPAGHGFNCDQRADFDPASAALALERTLAFFARELVPARQS
- a CDS encoding diguanylate cyclase, with protein sequence MPSGPPLPRRARALVVLMTALAVCGFGLVDPLNAENLSPAAAGPLATAAGTTSAAIDTAWRSGDRLLGPLLGPHGRIHLARFVGTLQVSLGAQQAAPAWQLVGDLASRYGPPERLLEALDNVASVAISHGDYDLAERLTDQLLLQGRRLVDLRAQAAAEGYLGVIARRRGQLDRAREHQESALALRRAIQDASGEAQVLMNLGTVHRDLGDFARALELQLKALDIRTRLGPLERVDLSYRNIALLYREIEDAEQAKANFEAAVRASQERHDVQSLASALGSYASFSNDQGDATRALTMARQALAIDASLGNRPYIGLEKLEIGRAQLSLGQIDEAQAALREALAIGRELRHREIIGGALLYLGRAAMRRNDTDQARRLLDESIAALREANIKAKLADAMAARQELARSAGETAIALDLASKRLALREELLGTRSGRQLAALKARYERAEADQRIQMLSLTNEVQGLRLREQALARRIGIGLVITLGLISAVLFSRYRTTRRLNRALEAKNEEISAHERALEDANAKLSTHAAELYQAAITDPLTGAYNRGHLLRQLEDHLRHALREGQELSVLLIDFDHFKRINDEHGHLFGDRVLASGVQIIRQWLEPGDLVGRYGGEEFVVVLPGKDLTVAAEIAERLRDKVASGLTPLLHAPNPLTISIGLATVQLARAANLEALLGAADVAVYRAKAQGRNRVVPYAA
- a CDS encoding HIT domain-containing protein, with product MTPSLDTAFVLDPRLANDSHVVGELALSRVLLMNDMRFPWLILVPRRPGLRELTELSREEQRQLLDEVNQAAHVLHAIAKPDKMNIAALGNVVPQLHLHVIARYVGDAAWPRPVWGVGVADPYTAAESSRVLGLLRAGLSLSPET
- the pxpB gene encoding 5-oxoprolinase subunit PxpB, which encodes MNASPRVTFLGADTLLVELGTGIDAATNRRVHAMAARIRAAAIPGVLDLIPAYASLGVRYDPSYYRDSIGSDPATAVAAVVIQAMGDIDATSRESARTIEIPVCYGGDHGPDLADVARHAGMSVEAAIERHAGAIYTVAMLGFAPGFPYLLGLDSQLHTPRRPTPRTRVPAGSVAIGGAQTGIYPCVLPGGWQLIGRTPEVLFHADRDPPNRLAPGDIVRFVPISQAAFDLRSQSHAP